From Nicotiana tabacum cultivar K326 chromosome 20, ASM71507v2, whole genome shotgun sequence, one genomic window encodes:
- the LOC107814353 gene encoding uncharacterized protein LOC107814353 gives MMERGKGESEKGKAIKLSVMRPTYRPPRGRGRGRASAEGRGNNILAQMGSQKLIVANIAGGNTDHPLYKEFMDFIQSKKVEGTSSNVPIYFSVISEDSNENLEVYNRKDTKELIILWEQSDLKWKDNPWKLMTRYFDIASYATPAYKYRMHYEIILSTTGSAEIQHYYPTNTKKTYSFSKIIIKKIIPADEWGMSTLKDREYTHPVQKVSVKFNYWDYVESFNKTFLYENPNRKHSWFVKLCSNMNNPQIPNWFFKWWKLYGPSLEILPPLFKSLYTQWVDISPKIISLQKDNIFYDGIAAMYFFIEFSIPWIMKWDVEIGYTSKGVPCLQIIVYNKFWTKLVQTNQQEKLFGEELIQQIKDN, from the coding sequence GTTATGAGGCCTACATATAGACCTCCtcgaggaagaggaagaggaagggcATCTGCCGAAGGCAGAGGGAATAATATTCTCGCCCAAATGGGAAGTCAAAAATTAATTGTTGCTAATATAGCAGGAGGTAATACGGATCATCCTTTATATAAGGAGTTCATGGATTTTATACAATCCAAGAAAGTTGAAGGTACATCATCTAATGTACCAATCTATTTCTCAGTTATATCAGAGGATAGCAACGAAaaccttgaggtttataaccgaaaggatacaaaagagttaATAATTCTTTGGGAACAATCCGACCTTAAATGGAAGGATAACCCATGGAAATTAATGACCAGATACTTTGATATAGCGTCATACGCTACTCCTGCTTATAAATACAGGATGCACTATGAGATTATACTCTCAACAACAGGATCAGCTGAAATTCAGCATTATTATCCTACCAATACCAAGAAAACttatagtttttcaaaaattattataaaaaagaTTATACCTGCAGATGAATGGGGTATGAGTACCCTTAAGGATCGAGAATATACTCATCCTGTTCAGAAAGTCTCagtcaaatttaattattgggactatgttgaaagttttaataaaactttccTTTATGAGAATCCTAATAGGAAACACTCATGGTTCGTTAAGCTATGTTCTAATATGAACAACCCGCAAATTCCAAATTGGTTCTTTAAATGGTGGAAATTATATGGTCCATCATTAGAAATACTTCCTCCTCTATTTAAGAGTTTATATACTCAATGGGTAGATATATCTCCCAAAATTATTTCATTACAAAAAGATAATATCTTTTACGATGGAATTGCCGCTATGTATTTTTTCATAGAATTTTCCATCCCTTGGATTATGAAATGGGATGTAGAAATTGGTTATACCAGCAAAGGAGTTCCTTGTCTCCAAAtaattgtttataacaaattctGGACAAAGTTAGTTCAAACAAACCAGCAGGAAAAATTATTTGGTGAAGAATTAATTCAACAAATTAAAGACAATTGA